In a genomic window of Streptomyces sp. BHT-5-2:
- a CDS encoding DUF5955 family protein produces the protein MTGGGNDPQVRELRAAVARLRRQLALLPGELPDRTAADEELAALDAMVGHGAPEVPRLRRSLLLIAGAVGSVSALSPALSEVRERIDGFGRLPRG, from the coding sequence GTGACCGGGGGCGGAAACGACCCGCAGGTCCGCGAGCTGCGCGCGGCGGTGGCCCGGCTCCGCCGTCAACTGGCCCTGTTACCAGGGGAGTTGCCGGACCGGACGGCCGCCGACGAGGAACTGGCGGCGCTGGACGCGATGGTCGGACACGGCGCGCCCGAGGTGCCCCGACTGCGTCGCTCGCTGCTGCTGATCGCCGGGGCGGTGGGGTCGGTGAGCGCGCTGTCGCCGGCGCTCTCGGAGGTCCGGGAGCGGATCGACGGCTTCGGCCGGCTGCCGCGGGGGTGA
- a CDS encoding NTP transferase domain-containing protein gives MAGLLLAAGGGRRLGGRPKALLDHRGRPLVEHAARVLRDGGCAPVHIVLGAAAETVRERADLAPYGVSVNPDWAQGMGSSLRVGLAALAGSGADAVVVSLVDQPGIGAAAVARVVAAYTGRDALAAAAYGGERGHPVLFGAERWAEIAKGAEGDRGARAYLRRHAGALALVECGDVAEAYDIDTPADLRRLE, from the coding sequence GTGGCCGGGCTGCTGCTCGCCGCGGGCGGCGGACGGCGGCTGGGGGGACGGCCCAAGGCGCTGCTCGACCACCGGGGGCGCCCGCTGGTCGAGCATGCCGCACGGGTCCTGCGGGACGGTGGCTGCGCGCCGGTGCACATCGTGCTCGGCGCGGCCGCGGAGACCGTCCGGGAGCGGGCCGATCTGGCGCCCTACGGCGTCTCGGTCAACCCGGACTGGGCGCAGGGCATGGGCTCGTCGCTGCGGGTGGGGCTGGCCGCGCTGGCCGGTTCGGGGGCGGACGCGGTGGTGGTGTCCCTGGTCGACCAGCCGGGCATCGGCGCCGCCGCGGTGGCCCGGGTGGTGGCCGCGTACACGGGGCGGGACGCGCTGGCGGCCGCGGCCTACGGGGGCGAGCGGGGGCACCCGGTGCTGTTCGGCGCCGAGCGGTGGGCGGAGATCGCGAAAGGCGCGGAGGGCGACCGCGGGGCGCGGGCCTATCTGCGGCGGCACGCCGGGGCCCTCGCGCTCGTCGAGTGCGGGGATGTGGCCGAGGCGTACGACATCGACACCCCGGCGGATCTGCGACGGTTGGAGTGA
- the aceB gene encoding malate synthase A, translated as MSAPAPSPLAIVEVDPAHTPERQGEVLTDAALAFVAELHRRFTPRRDELLARRAERRAEIARTSTLDFLPETAHIRADDSWRVAAAPAALDDRRVEITGPTDRKMTINALNSGAKVWLADFEDASAPTWENVVGGQVNLIDAYERRIDFTDARSGKSYALKPAEELATVVMRPRGWHLEERHLQFEGRPVPGALVDFGLYFFHNAQRLLDLGKGPYFYLPKTESYLEARLWNEIFVFAQDYVGIPQGTIRATVLIETITAAYEMEEILYELRDHASGLNAGRWDYLFSIVKNFRDGGAKFVLPDRNAVTMTAPFMRAYTELLVRTCHKRGAHAIGGMAAFIPNRRDPEANEKALAKVENDKDREAGDGFDGSWVAHPDLVPVARACFDAVLGDRPNQKDRLREDVDVRAADLIAIDSLDARPTYQGLVDAVQVGTRYIEAWLRGLGAVAIFGLMEDAATAEISRSQIWQWVDAGVVFQDGEHAGTKATADLVRRIADDELAAIRAEVGEDAFAAGKWQQAHDLLLKVSLDADYADFLTLPAYELLG; from the coding sequence ATGTCCGCACCAGCGCCGTCCCCGCTGGCCATCGTCGAAGTCGACCCCGCCCACACCCCGGAACGCCAGGGCGAGGTCCTCACCGACGCCGCGCTCGCCTTCGTCGCCGAGCTGCACCGGCGGTTCACCCCCCGCCGTGACGAGCTGCTCGCCCGCCGCGCCGAGCGCCGCGCCGAGATCGCCCGTACCAGCACGCTGGACTTCCTCCCCGAGACCGCGCACATCCGCGCGGACGACAGCTGGCGGGTGGCCGCGGCGCCCGCCGCGCTCGACGACCGCCGGGTGGAGATCACCGGTCCCACCGACCGCAAGATGACCATCAACGCGCTCAACTCCGGCGCCAAGGTCTGGCTCGCCGACTTCGAGGACGCCTCCGCTCCCACCTGGGAGAACGTCGTGGGCGGCCAGGTCAACCTGATCGACGCCTACGAGCGCCGGATCGACTTCACCGACGCCCGAAGCGGCAAGTCCTACGCCCTCAAGCCGGCCGAGGAGCTCGCCACCGTCGTGATGCGGCCGCGCGGCTGGCACCTGGAGGAGCGCCACCTCCAGTTCGAGGGCCGCCCGGTCCCCGGCGCCCTGGTCGACTTCGGCCTCTACTTCTTCCACAACGCCCAGCGCCTGCTGGACCTCGGCAAGGGCCCGTACTTCTACCTGCCGAAGACCGAGTCGTACCTGGAGGCCCGCCTCTGGAACGAGATCTTCGTCTTCGCCCAGGACTACGTCGGCATCCCGCAGGGCACCATCCGCGCCACGGTCCTCATCGAGACCATCACCGCCGCGTACGAGATGGAGGAGATCCTCTACGAGCTGCGCGACCACGCCTCGGGCCTGAACGCCGGCCGCTGGGACTACCTCTTCTCCATCGTCAAGAACTTCCGTGACGGCGGCGCCAAGTTCGTCCTCCCGGACCGCAACGCGGTGACGATGACCGCCCCGTTCATGCGCGCCTACACCGAACTCCTGGTCCGCACCTGCCACAAGCGCGGGGCGCACGCCATCGGCGGCATGGCGGCCTTCATCCCCAACCGCCGTGACCCCGAGGCCAACGAGAAGGCCCTGGCCAAGGTCGAGAACGACAAGGACCGGGAGGCCGGCGACGGCTTCGACGGCTCCTGGGTCGCCCACCCGGACCTGGTCCCGGTCGCCCGCGCCTGCTTCGACGCGGTCCTCGGCGACCGGCCCAACCAGAAGGACCGCCTCCGCGAGGACGTGGACGTCCGGGCCGCCGACCTCATCGCCATCGACTCGCTGGACGCCAGGCCCACCTACCAGGGCCTGGTCGACGCCGTCCAGGTCGGCACCCGCTACATCGAGGCGTGGCTGCGCGGGCTCGGCGCGGTCGCCATCTTCGGCCTGATGGAGGACGCCGCCACCGCCGAGATCTCGCGCTCCCAGATCTGGCAGTGGGTCGACGCCGGCGTCGTCTTCCAGGACGGTGAGCACGCCGGCACCAAGGCCACCGCCGACCTCGTCCGCCGGATCGCCGACGACGAACTGGCCGCCATCCGCGCCGAGGTGGGCGAGGACGCCTTCGCCGCCGGCAAGTGGCAGCAGGCCCACGACCTGCTCCTGAAGGTCTCCCTGGACGCCGACTACGCCGACTTCCTGACCCTGCCGGCGTACGAGCTGCTGGGCTGA
- a CDS encoding translation initiation factor 2 — protein MHPAAAGSGQRAAGSGQRAAGSGQRAAGSGSGGRRSVLFAARSAVALHRLLDVLPVFSGDDRIERRFALVPGSEFGTEALAALDAVGARCVSWDEAVRTPYDLTLAASPKGDLDRLRGPLVLLPHGAGFGKALPEEGTADSASGLDAAYLLRRGTPLAALHALAHPGQVNELAARCPSAAERATVVGDPTLDRLLASQGLRDRYRTALGTGGRRLVVLTSTWGPESLLARHPHLPARLRTELPADSYQLALVMHPNDYSRSGAHDLAEHLAPALGAGLLTPRPYEEWAAVLVAADAVLTDHGSTALYAAALDRPLLAVCDGGDELIPGSPMARLLDAVPALGFTWEDSEGSEGPARVAEDIVRAVAEHRPGAVRALAEPAFAEQGRALALLRTALYARLGLTPPGTPAEPRLLPVPRVPARAPAVHAVTAAVDGDRVRVERRPPHYAGPAAHLAAEEDAASVRHAQSAAVLFRRARGAPADVPGAVESWTVDGWITWALDRYPGRRTAAVVLSASRCVLRRRGGPLLSARIGAGTEAGRVFRADPAAVVSAVHCWLSATGTPSLPATLDCRIGERSYPVRIAPATDDEAAHAF, from the coding sequence ATGCACCCTGCGGCAGCGGGCAGCGGGCAGCGGGCAGCGGGCAGCGGGCAGCGGGCAGCGGGCAGCGGGCAGCGGGCAGCGGGCAGCGGGTCCGGTGGCCGCAGGTCGGTGCTCTTCGCGGCGCGTTCCGCGGTCGCGCTGCACCGGCTCCTGGACGTCCTGCCCGTCTTCTCCGGTGACGACCGCATCGAGCGCCGCTTCGCACTCGTCCCCGGCTCCGAGTTCGGCACCGAAGCGCTGGCCGCGCTGGACGCCGTCGGGGCCCGTTGCGTCTCCTGGGACGAGGCCGTCCGCACGCCGTACGACCTGACGCTCGCCGCGAGTCCCAAGGGCGATCTCGACCGGCTGCGGGGACCGCTCGTCCTGCTGCCGCACGGCGCGGGCTTCGGCAAGGCGCTCCCCGAGGAGGGCACCGCGGACTCCGCCTCGGGCCTGGACGCCGCCTATCTGCTGCGCCGGGGCACCCCACTGGCCGCGCTGCACGCCCTCGCCCACCCAGGCCAGGTCAACGAGTTGGCGGCACGGTGTCCCTCGGCGGCCGAACGCGCCACGGTGGTCGGCGATCCGACCCTCGACCGGCTGCTCGCCTCACAGGGGCTGCGCGACAGATACCGCACCGCGCTGGGCACCGGTGGCCGCCGGCTGGTCGTCCTCACCTCGACCTGGGGCCCGGAGTCGCTGCTCGCCCGGCACCCGCACCTGCCGGCCCGCCTGCGCACCGAACTACCGGCGGACTCCTACCAGTTGGCGCTCGTCATGCACCCGAACGACTACAGCCGCAGCGGGGCCCACGACCTCGCCGAGCACCTCGCCCCGGCCCTCGGCGCCGGACTTCTGACGCCCCGGCCGTACGAGGAGTGGGCAGCGGTGCTGGTGGCCGCGGACGCGGTGCTCACCGACCACGGCTCGACGGCCCTGTACGCGGCCGCTCTGGACCGCCCACTGCTGGCCGTCTGCGACGGCGGGGACGAGCTGATCCCCGGCAGCCCGATGGCCCGACTGCTCGATGCGGTACCGGCGTTGGGCTTCACCTGGGAGGACTCGGAGGGCTCGGAGGGCCCTGCCCGGGTCGCCGAGGACATCGTCCGGGCCGTGGCAGAACACCGGCCGGGGGCCGTGCGCGCCCTGGCCGAGCCCGCCTTCGCCGAACAGGGGCGCGCCCTGGCGTTGCTCCGCACGGCGCTGTACGCGCGCCTCGGCCTGACGCCACCGGGCACACCGGCCGAGCCCCGGCTGCTGCCGGTACCCCGCGTGCCGGCGCGCGCACCGGCAGTCCATGCGGTGACCGCCGCCGTCGACGGCGACCGCGTACGCGTCGAGCGCCGTCCGCCGCACTACGCCGGGCCGGCCGCGCACCTCGCCGCCGAGGAGGACGCGGCGAGCGTGCGGCACGCGCAGAGCGCGGCGGTCCTCTTCCGCCGCGCCCGCGGCGCTCCGGCCGACGTACCGGGGGCCGTGGAGAGTTGGACGGTGGACGGCTGGATCACCTGGGCACTCGACCGGTACCCGGGCCGCCGTACCGCCGCCGTGGTGCTCTCCGCCTCCCGTTGCGTGCTGCGCCGACGTGGCGGGCCCCTGCTGTCGGCCCGCATCGGGGCGGGCACGGAGGCCGGCCGGGTGTTCCGGGCCGATCCGGCGGCGGTGGTGTCGGCGGTGCACTGCTGGCTCAGCGCGACCGGCACGCCGTCCCTGCCGGCGACCCTCGACTGCCGTATCGGGGAGCGGAGTTACCCGGTCCGCATCGCGCCGGCCACGGATGACGAGGCGGCTCACGCGTTCTGA
- a CDS encoding aspartate/glutamate racemase family protein, translating into MRILVMNPNTTASMTASIRATATAVAAPGTEILATEPLWGPESIEGHFEGYLSAAAVLDRLATLDTPFDALVMAGFGEPGREGAQELLDVPVLDITECAAQMALMLGHAYGIVTTLDRAVPQIRDRLLTAGLLQRCAAVRGTGLGVLELEEDPQRTVAMIIETAREAVRDGAEVICLGCGGMAGLREEVAATLGVPVVDGVAAAVKFAEAVVGLGLTTSTRRSFAPPRPKVIGSWPVSRHLVPTAPAAPGRMRGAARPVDLSGETSDI; encoded by the coding sequence ATGCGCATTCTCGTCATGAACCCGAACACCACGGCTTCCATGACCGCGTCGATCCGCGCCACCGCCACCGCGGTCGCCGCGCCGGGCACTGAGATCCTCGCCACCGAACCGCTCTGGGGCCCCGAGTCCATCGAGGGTCACTTCGAGGGCTACCTCAGTGCCGCCGCCGTCCTGGACCGGCTCGCCACCCTGGACACCCCGTTCGACGCGCTGGTCATGGCCGGCTTCGGCGAACCGGGCCGGGAGGGCGCGCAGGAGCTGCTGGACGTTCCGGTCCTGGACATCACCGAGTGCGCGGCGCAGATGGCGCTGATGCTCGGCCACGCGTACGGGATCGTCACCACCCTCGACCGGGCCGTGCCGCAGATCCGGGACCGGCTGCTGACCGCCGGGCTGCTCCAGCGCTGCGCCGCGGTCCGCGGCACCGGACTCGGGGTCCTGGAGCTGGAGGAGGATCCGCAGCGGACCGTCGCGATGATCATCGAGACCGCGCGCGAGGCGGTCCGGGACGGGGCGGAGGTGATCTGCCTGGGGTGCGGCGGCATGGCCGGGCTCCGGGAGGAGGTCGCGGCGACGCTGGGAGTGCCCGTCGTCGACGGGGTCGCCGCCGCGGTGAAGTTCGCGGAGGCGGTGGTCGGCCTCGGCCTGACCACCAGTACCCGGCGCAGTTTCGCCCCGCCCCGCCCGAAGGTCATCGGCTCCTGGCCGGTGAGCCGTCACCTCGTGCCTACGGCCCCGGCGGCGCCGGGCCGTATGCGGGGCGCCGCCCGCCCCGTCGATCTTTCCGGAGAAACATCAGACATCTGA
- a CDS encoding IclR family transcriptional regulator: protein MPSSSASTSATDAKPAGASGGVQSLERAFDLLERMADAGGEVGLSELSGSSGLPLPTIHRLMRTLVACGYVRQQPNRRYALGPRLIRLGESASRLLGTWARPYLARLVEETGETANMALLDGDEIVYVAQVPSRHAVRMFTEVGRRVLPHSTGVGKALLANHPPEEVRALLGRTGMPAATEKTITDPDHFLDALADVRRLGYAVDDNEQEIGVRCLAVPVPNSPTSAAISISGPTGRVTEAATDKIVPVLQEVAAQLSVALANQTPA, encoded by the coding sequence GTGCCGTCGTCCAGCGCCAGCACCTCCGCCACCGATGCCAAGCCCGCAGGCGCCAGCGGCGGTGTCCAGTCCCTTGAGCGCGCCTTCGACCTCCTGGAGCGGATGGCCGACGCCGGCGGTGAGGTCGGGCTGAGCGAGCTCTCCGGCAGCAGCGGGCTGCCCCTGCCGACCATCCACCGCCTGATGCGCACCCTGGTCGCCTGCGGCTACGTCCGCCAGCAGCCCAACCGCCGGTACGCCCTCGGCCCGCGCCTGATCCGGCTCGGCGAGAGCGCCTCCCGGCTGCTGGGCACCTGGGCCCGGCCGTATCTGGCCCGCCTGGTGGAGGAGACCGGCGAGACCGCCAACATGGCCCTCCTCGACGGCGACGAGATCGTCTATGTCGCGCAGGTCCCGTCCCGGCACGCGGTGCGGATGTTCACCGAGGTCGGCCGGCGCGTGCTGCCGCACTCCACCGGCGTCGGCAAGGCCCTGCTGGCCAACCACCCGCCGGAGGAGGTCCGGGCCCTCCTCGGCCGTACGGGCATGCCCGCCGCGACCGAGAAGACCATCACCGACCCGGACCACTTCCTCGACGCCCTCGCCGACGTCCGGCGCCTGGGCTACGCGGTCGACGACAACGAGCAGGAGATCGGCGTCCGCTGCCTGGCCGTTCCGGTCCCCAACTCCCCCACCTCCGCGGCGATCTCGATCTCCGGGCCGACCGGCCGGGTGACGGAGGCCGCGACGGACAAGATCGTCCCGGTGCTCCAGGAGGTCGCGGCCCAGCTGTCGGTGGCGCTGGCCAACCAGACTCCGGCGTGA